A stretch of Desulfotalea psychrophila LSv54 DNA encodes these proteins:
- a CDS encoding FecCD family ABC transporter permease, with the protein MPHPFSAKGPLLPLILILLALLCMVGSAGMGYINISASDIIHIIASKISGDSTLLTGIEPSLPYVIMDIRLPRILCAFLVGAGLAISGVIYQGILLNPLADPYTLGVSSGAAFGAALALLANMALLPLSLPLCAFGGALITLFIVIRLSSFGGQISAGTLILSGVIIGAILSAGISFIKYLADEQVSAIIFWLMGSFVARGWSDVAVILASLVPGLAIALYYSRDLNIIATGNRASASLGVETARVRKILLITASLITAVCVSATGIIGFIGLIVPHLMRIVVGPDNRKLLPVSFLAGGILLLVADTVTRAVLPVEIPIGILTALIGGPVFCLIFRKRQRGLRYGN; encoded by the coding sequence ATGCCTCACCCCTTTTCGGCCAAAGGCCCACTCCTCCCCCTGATCCTGATCCTGCTGGCACTGCTCTGCATGGTCGGCTCGGCGGGTATGGGCTATATCAATATCTCTGCCAGCGATATCATCCATATCATCGCCAGCAAAATAAGCGGAGATAGCACCCTGCTGACCGGCATAGAGCCCAGTCTCCCCTATGTGATCATGGACATCCGCCTGCCTCGCATCCTCTGCGCCTTTCTGGTAGGGGCGGGCCTTGCCATCAGCGGAGTCATCTATCAGGGCATCCTCCTGAACCCCCTCGCAGACCCCTACACCCTGGGAGTCTCCTCGGGAGCGGCCTTCGGCGCAGCCCTGGCCCTTTTGGCCAACATGGCCCTTTTGCCTCTATCACTACCACTCTGCGCCTTCGGCGGGGCTCTCATCACCCTCTTTATCGTTATCCGCCTCTCCTCCTTTGGCGGCCAGATATCAGCGGGCACCCTGATCCTCTCCGGGGTCATTATCGGGGCCATCCTCTCGGCAGGAATAAGCTTTATCAAGTACCTGGCCGATGAGCAGGTAAGCGCCATCATCTTCTGGCTCATGGGCAGCTTTGTGGCCCGAGGCTGGTCCGATGTAGCCGTGATCCTGGCCAGTCTGGTGCCTGGCCTTGCCATCGCCCTCTACTACAGTCGGGATCTCAATATCATTGCCACCGGCAACCGGGCCTCGGCAAGCCTGGGGGTGGAGACAGCACGGGTGCGCAAGATCCTTCTCATCACCGCCTCCCTAATCACCGCTGTCTGTGTCAGCGCCACCGGTATCATCGGCTTTATCGGCCTTATCGTCCCCCACCTGATGCGAATCGTGGTCGGGCCCGACAATCGCAAGCTCCTGCCCGTCTCCTTTTTAGCAGGCGGCATCCTCCTTCTGGTGGCAGATACCGTCACCCGGGCAGTTCTACCAGTGGAAATCCCCATAGGCATTCTCACCGCCCTGATTGGCGGCCCCGTATTCTGCCTCATCTTTAGAAAACGACAGCGGGGACTACGCTATGGAAACTAA
- a CDS encoding ABC transporter ATP-binding protein codes for METNSRFILENVSYAHGPNRAVDDISLRLEAGKFYGFVGPNGCGKTTLLDLLCGYRTPDQGRILLDGKKIGAYPRKELAKKIALAPQEFQLGLGFSVEEVVMMGRHPHIPRFASPSKEDWQEVDWAISCIGLQELRHKNSSDLSGGQKQRVIVARALAQKAETLLFDEATANLDIQYSLQIFNLARRHIKDGNNTVIAVLHDMNLAAAYCDEVLFLQEGRVHSFGPTARTMTAENIRQVFQVEARVGADLYQQPHQISLNYKRT; via the coding sequence ATGGAAACTAACAGCAGATTTATTCTCGAAAACGTCAGCTATGCCCATGGCCCCAACAGGGCAGTGGATGATATCAGCCTCCGTCTGGAGGCGGGCAAGTTTTATGGCTTTGTCGGCCCCAATGGCTGTGGCAAGACCACCCTTTTGGATCTGCTCTGCGGCTACAGAACCCCGGATCAGGGCAGGATCCTCCTCGATGGCAAAAAGATTGGTGCCTACCCCCGCAAGGAACTTGCCAAAAAAATCGCCCTGGCCCCCCAGGAATTTCAGCTGGGACTGGGTTTTAGCGTCGAAGAGGTGGTAATGATGGGGCGACATCCCCATATTCCCCGCTTTGCCTCCCCCAGTAAAGAGGATTGGCAAGAGGTGGACTGGGCCATCAGCTGCATCGGCCTCCAGGAGTTGCGCCACAAAAACAGCAGCGACCTCTCCGGTGGACAAAAACAGCGGGTCATCGTCGCCAGAGCCCTGGCCCAAAAGGCTGAAACCCTCCTCTTTGACGAGGCCACAGCCAATCTCGACATCCAGTACTCACTACAAATATTCAACCTGGCCCGTCGTCATATCAAGGACGGCAACAACACAGTAATTGCCGTCCTCCATGACATGAACCTGGCAGCGGCCTACTGTGATGAAGTACTCTTCCTGCAGGAGGGTAGAGTACACAGCTTTGGCCCCACCGCCCGAACCATGACCGCCGAAAACATCCGCCAGGTTTTTCAGGTGGAGGCCCGGGTAGGCGCTGACCTCTACCAACAACCACACCAAATTTCCCTTAACTATAAGAGAACATGA
- a CDS encoding ABC transporter substrate-binding protein, with protein MKNKFSILLLCTLFTATALQASVNEARPDPIYKRIISLYPAHTENLVSMGATESIIGISRSDTYPAAILDRPRFSYREDPEKFIAAKPDLVLIRPMIARAYPLFVQKLEEAGIRVISLQPQSVDELYSYWQDLGKLAGKQAQAGAMLNLFQERLRLFKEQLALIPQKERPRVYFESIHRRMKTFAPGSIALFAMKEAGGINIACDAAQVRSTNIADYGKEHILAKAGQIDVYLAQQGRMNPVERATITAEPAFAAIKAVQNDRVYLIKEEIISRPTMRILLGIAEIHRLLYPQENVNAQ; from the coding sequence ATGAAAAATAAATTTTCCATCCTCCTCCTCTGCACCCTCTTCACAGCTACCGCCCTACAGGCAAGCGTAAATGAGGCTCGGCCAGATCCCATCTATAAACGGATCATATCTCTCTACCCTGCCCATACCGAGAATCTGGTGAGTATGGGGGCTACGGAGAGTATCATCGGTATCTCCCGTAGTGACACCTATCCGGCTGCAATCCTTGACAGGCCACGCTTCAGCTATAGAGAGGATCCCGAAAAATTTATTGCGGCCAAACCTGACCTGGTCCTTATCCGACCCATGATCGCCCGCGCCTATCCCCTCTTTGTCCAAAAATTGGAAGAGGCAGGCATCCGGGTAATCTCCCTCCAACCCCAGTCGGTGGACGAGCTCTACAGCTACTGGCAGGATTTGGGCAAACTGGCAGGCAAACAGGCCCAGGCAGGGGCCATGCTCAACCTCTTTCAAGAGAGGCTCCGTCTCTTTAAGGAGCAGCTGGCCCTTATCCCGCAGAAAGAGCGACCGAGGGTCTACTTTGAGTCCATCCATAGGCGGATGAAGACCTTTGCCCCTGGTTCCATTGCCCTCTTTGCCATGAAAGAGGCGGGAGGAATCAATATTGCCTGCGATGCAGCCCAGGTACGCAGCACCAATATTGCCGATTATGGCAAGGAGCATATCCTGGCCAAGGCTGGACAAATCGACGTCTACCTGGCCCAACAGGGAAGAATGAACCCCGTCGAACGGGCAACCATTACAGCTGAACCCGCCTTTGCCGCCATTAAGGCCGTGCAGAATGATCGGGTCTATCTGATCAAGGAGGAGATTATCTCCCGCCCCACCATGAGAATCCTGCTGGGAATTGCGGAAATCCACCGCCTCCTCTACCCTCAGGAGAACGTCAATGCCCAGTAA
- a CDS encoding cobyrinate a,c-diamide synthase translates to MPSNTPAIIIAGTHSGSGKTTITLGIMAALKARGMRVQPFKSGPDFIDPSLHRLVTGRISRNLDLYMMEKEFCRRSFAKQATQADISIIEGVMGMFDGDRGSSHTLGEFLDIPSILVIDARAMAQSAAAIVRGFESMAGGRLIGVIANNIASPRHLQLVREAIETHCQARFLGYLPRNLDFTIPSRHLGLHLAEDNPIPETAIAQLAATVEAHIDLEALLLCAGEQAPKKQVTQKKAPPERIRIAVARDRAFCFYYEDNLDALRQAGAEIIPFSPLTDQKLPMDIAGIYLGGGYPELYGKELSENRAMREAIAETIETGMPVYAECGGFMYLTRGIEDGDLFHPLVGIFPTRARMKKSRASLGYREIHLRESCLLGPAGLAARGHEFHYSTIEEMATGTNVGITDIYRVDRGGSGYLHKNCLASYIHLHFGSNQALAENFVQFCQENFDRLRKKPCPSPSKK, encoded by the coding sequence ATGCCCAGTAATACTCCGGCAATCATCATTGCCGGCACCCATAGCGGTTCCGGCAAGACCACCATCACCCTAGGTATCATGGCAGCCCTGAAGGCCCGGGGAATGCGAGTCCAGCCCTTTAAATCCGGCCCAGATTTTATCGACCCCAGCCTGCACCGGCTGGTCACCGGCAGGATCTCCCGCAACCTTGATCTCTATATGATGGAGAAGGAGTTCTGTCGGCGCTCCTTTGCCAAACAGGCGACTCAGGCCGATATCAGCATTATTGAAGGGGTTATGGGAATGTTTGATGGCGACCGGGGATCAAGCCATACCCTGGGAGAGTTCCTCGATATTCCCTCGATCCTGGTTATAGATGCCCGCGCCATGGCCCAGAGCGCCGCCGCCATCGTCCGCGGCTTTGAGAGTATGGCAGGGGGCAGACTCATCGGAGTCATTGCCAACAATATTGCCAGTCCGCGCCATCTGCAGCTGGTGCGCGAGGCAATAGAGACACACTGTCAGGCAAGATTTCTCGGCTATCTGCCCCGCAACCTTGACTTCACCATCCCCAGCCGCCATCTCGGTCTCCATCTGGCCGAGGACAATCCCATCCCAGAAACTGCCATTGCCCAGCTAGCGGCAACTGTTGAGGCCCATATTGACCTCGAGGCCCTCCTCCTCTGCGCTGGCGAACAGGCACCCAAAAAGCAGGTGACGCAAAAAAAGGCTCCGCCAGAAAGGATTCGCATTGCCGTGGCCAGGGATCGGGCCTTCTGCTTCTACTACGAGGACAATCTCGATGCCCTAAGGCAGGCAGGTGCAGAAATTATTCCCTTCAGCCCCCTCACTGACCAGAAGCTGCCAATGGATATTGCCGGCATCTATCTGGGCGGCGGTTACCCCGAACTCTATGGGAAAGAGCTCAGTGAAAATAGAGCAATGCGAGAGGCCATCGCTGAAACCATAGAGACGGGAATGCCCGTCTATGCTGAATGTGGCGGCTTTATGTATCTGACCCGAGGCATTGAGGACGGGGATCTCTTCCACCCCCTTGTCGGCATCTTTCCCACTCGGGCCAGGATGAAGAAGAGCCGGGCAAGCCTAGGCTACCGTGAAATCCACCTGAGGGAGTCCTGTCTCCTCGGCCCTGCCGGCCTGGCGGCCCGAGGGCATGAATTTCACTATTCAACCATTGAAGAAATGGCAACAGGTACTAATGTAGGGATCACTGATATTTACAGGGTGGATAGAGGTGGCAGTGGTTACCTGCACAAGAACTGTTTAGCCAGCTATATCCACCTCCACTTTGGTTCAAACCAGGCACTTGCTGAAAACTTTGTCCAGTTCTGCCAGGAAAATTTTGACAGATTAAGGAAAAAACCATGTCCGTCACCATCCAAAAAATAG
- a CDS encoding precorrin-8X methylmutase, translating into MSVTIQKIGPTEIEAESFRIIESEIGEHGLDPQTWAITRRVIHATADFAFRDNLKFHPQAIERGIAAIRAGKNILTDVNMTAIGISKGLLGHFGGTVSCGVADPAIAIRAKELGKTRSQTAISEGLNEDVGIIAIGNAPTALLQIMKILKERPELNPLIIGVPVGFVNAAESKALLAESPHLYITSLGRKGGSPVAASITNALLHLAKEL; encoded by the coding sequence ATGTCCGTCACCATCCAAAAAATAGGGCCCACCGAGATCGAAGCCGAGAGTTTTCGTATTATAGAGAGTGAAATCGGCGAGCACGGTCTTGACCCACAAACCTGGGCCATCACCCGCCGGGTGATCCATGCCACCGCAGATTTTGCCTTCCGCGACAATCTTAAGTTTCATCCCCAAGCCATAGAACGGGGCATCGCTGCCATCCGGGCTGGCAAAAACATCCTCACCGATGTCAATATGACGGCCATCGGCATCAGCAAGGGACTCCTCGGCCATTTTGGCGGCACGGTAAGTTGCGGGGTGGCCGATCCTGCTATTGCCATCCGGGCCAAAGAACTGGGTAAGACCCGCTCTCAAACAGCCATCAGCGAAGGCCTCAACGAAGATGTCGGCATCATCGCCATCGGCAATGCCCCCACGGCCCTCCTCCAAATCATGAAGATTCTGAAAGAACGGCCGGAACTGAACCCCCTAATCATCGGGGTCCCCGTAGGCTTTGTCAATGCGGCTGAATCAAAGGCCCTGCTCGCCGAGAGCCCCCATCTTTATATCACCAGCCTGGGACGCAAGGGAGGCAGTCCGGTGGCCGCATCCATCACCAATGCCCTGCTCCATCTGGCAAAAGAGCTATGA